The Amblyomma americanum isolate KBUSLIRL-KWMA chromosome 11, ASM5285725v1, whole genome shotgun sequence genome includes the window CATTAGGCACGTCTCTTTTCTGGCCGCTAAGCTCTTGTTTATGGAAGCAGCCTTTCTACTGTTGAGAACAGTGAACCTAGGTGAACTCGCAATCAGTGATAGCCAAACTATAGACTTCTGTCATTTGTGACTCTAATGGACACCGAAATAAATTTTAATCAttgggcatcttttttttttcctctgagcTCTTCTTTAGGAAAGTGGCTTTTCCTCTCAAATTGCTTGTAAATGGCATTCAACATTGTTGCTAATGTCTAAATTGTACTAAACTAAACTCTGTGAGATTTTTTTTGACACCAAAATACCTTTACAGTTGCATTTAGAAGCTATTTTCAGCTACGTGTATCGTCATCAACAGCAGCGGCAGCCTGATTATGCCCATTGCAGTACAAAGACCTCTCTCgtatctctccaactaaccctgtcctgtgccagctgcagccaaccTATCCCTtcaaacgtcttaatctcatccgcctacatAACTTTTTGCCGCACcccactacgcttgccttctcttgggatccagtcagttacccttagcgaccatcggttatcttgccttcacttACATACCTGCCCAAGCCAGTTTCTTCCTCATGAATTacactaggatgtcgttaaccttCGTTTGTTCACTGCTCCACTGTGCCTTCtttctgtctcttaatgttacacctatcatttccctttgcatagctcgctgcgttgtcctcagttcAAGCTGAAGCATTTTCATTACCCCTACGTTTCTGTATCAAAAGGTGAGTtcggtaagatatagctgttatATACGTTTCTCTTTATGGATATTGGTACACTGTCATTCAGTCTGAGAGAACCTGATAAATGTACCCACCTCATTCTTATTGTTATAGTTATTTCAATCTCGTGATccagatctgcagtcactacatgccctaagtagacgtattcccttactacttccagcaccttgctaccaattgttaACTGCTGCTCCCTTTCGAGACAGTTGAACatgactttggttttctgcatgttaaatttaagatgaaccattctgctctgcctgtctaacttattgatcatgttTTCAGTTCATCTCCCAATTTACTTAGCAAagcaacgtcatcagcgaatcgcggaTTACTAAGGTATCCTCCAttgactcttatccccaactgttcccaatccaggcctctgaatacctcctgtaaagaggcagtgaatagtattggtgagatcgtgtctccctgcctgaaaTCCTTTCTTATAGGAGTTTTATTGCTGATGTTATAATGGACTGTGATAGCTATGCACCAGTTATGGATGTCTTCCAGAATTTTtacataatgctcttctacaccctgtttCCGCAATGCCTGAATGACTGCTGAATTTGTTTCGACTCTGTCAAAGGCCCTTAATCTATAAAGGGGGTGATCGTACTCTGCACATtgctctatcacctgattgatagtgtgaatatggtctgttgTCGAGTACGCTTTACAAAAGCCAGCTtgaccatttggttgattgaagtctaaggttgtcctgactctatcagcgattaacttagtaaataccttataagAAACGGATAGTAAGCTAATGCATCTGTAACATGTTTTCTTTCCGTGAAGAGTTCTAGCACTGTGTTGCAAATATTAACTGTTTTTCTATGCATTACTTTTGTATTTGTAACTGTTGTATTGGAAGTAAGCTGTATGTATGCGTGACATCTTACGGCTGTTTACAAGGCGACTAGTATTGTGACAATAAAATTAAAGATGCTACTCAGGATTGTTTTGCTAATCTGTAACAGTGTTTGTCGACACATTTGTTTTGTGTCTGGAAGTGTGTGTGTTGTAATTATTTTGTACTCGCCATTTCTTACGGTCTTTAAGGGCGACCAGTATTGTGCCAATAAAAAAAGATGTTGTTTCGCACGAGTAACTTTGCTGACCAATAGATTtttgagaagaaataaaaatcaCTTTTTTGTATATGCACTGCCTCTGATTAGTTGTCGTAGAAGCTTACAGATTGCAATTTGTAAATGAAACCATGTGACACTTGACGATCTTGCTTCATACATTAGCCATGTGGGATGTCAAAATCAGCCTGTGTATCGTTCAAGCACATAGATTCAGAAGAATTCTGTAGAGGCTATTGGCTCCATTCAATGTCTTCTGTCTGTTGCCCAAGACTGAGGGTAGCTTAAGTGCCTACTCAGTTTTACTTTTCCCGATGCCTCAGTATACCTTAGAATGATACTGAATTGCAAACTTTTCTTGCCATTTAGAGCGTGCCTTCTGGTTTGCTTCTTTGCAGTCATGAGGGAGATGTGCCATTGTAATCTAGCATAACATTTTAAGGCGATTATTGTACTTGCGCATAGCAGTTAATAAATGAACAGTTTCAAGCGCCAGAACAACACGCCCTGCCATTAACCCTTCGGCGTCTGGTGCATGTAGGCAGGTTTATTGCCGTGCGCAGTGCAGTCGCCGGTGGGAGAGTGTACTTCGAGAACTGAAGAGGAAAGCAGCAGGAAAGCGGTAtatgtcgcgcgagagttgagagtAACTCGCCTCTCTCTGCAGTATGTGAGGCATCCTTGGAGAATATGCACACTTCAGTCAGATACGTGGCTGATAatgacggggaaacagtggggtgaTTGTCTGTGAGCTGGCAGTATGACAACAGAGCGAATGTCTTTAAACAAAGTTGGAGCTAGAGAACGTTTGCGAGCTCTGTTTGGTTGATGAGTGCACTTAGTGtgttaagttgggcgaactcctgtggCACGGGTATGAGTGTTAAACGGGCCAAATATGTTATGGCACGCATAGCGTCATGACTGATTGCTTAATTCAAGGGATTCCCACTGTCTGtaggtgagacgttgaaattgtgcctgatatattaTCAGTGCCTGAAGGATAAGCGCACAGCCTAATGGGCCGTGTGAGCATGCGCACTACCAGAGCACATAGCTATGCAACTAATCAGACCTACAGTAGTGTGAGCAGATTTATGGGTGGCTGTTAGCCATGGGGCCAGTCCCAGAATTATGAAGAAGGCCAAGAAttcgaacagtttctacctgaggaatcggagaaCTATCTTAAAATTTAAGAAGGGAGCTTTCCGtgagccggctttatttccaatgcaaATGAAACACTTTTTAGTATGTGAGAGGGTCAGACTTAGAGGTGGGAGGCAAGATTTCAATACATCCAGCACGGGCTGGAGGATGAACTGAtggatagacgcatctggatgacagcaccacaaggttatatcatcggcataagcaAGCACACTGATTGGAAGGGACAGtttctagggctcgaacaagacgAATAAAAGCTACATTAAATAATGCAGGGGCAAGAAACGAGCCCTAGGGCACTCCTCTATTGAAAGTGAATTAATTTACCAAAAGTCTTTCCGTAGACACCCACACTGAATGTTTGATTTGCTAAAAGGTGTGAATGGAGAGGAGAAACTGGTGAGGGAGACTGAGTTCAAAAGGAGGCaggaatggcagagtgaaggatgttatatgcctttgttatgtctatGGCGATCACATACGATTCGAACAAGACTATGCGGAGTGTGgtgaagcacgtcagcagccaaagtagcaagacAGTCCTCCATTCCATTTTTGTGGGCGGAAACTGATTTGGGAATTCGGGTATCAATCATGGGATTACAGCCAACATAACAATCGTACGGCAAGAAtgagcttgcagatggtaggcgtgagggaaattggacgaagggccgagagcgatactggaggctgacctgacttgggtattggaaccactaTGGAATGCTTCCATTCTCCTGGCATGACGCCAGAATGGCACACTTTGCTGAAAGTATATATCAAGTAGGGCTTGCCAAGCAGTCCTTCATTTACGGAATAAGAAGTTAGGTATATgctgtcgtgcccgggagtagtggtACCCATAAACTTATAACTTCTCTAAAACATCTTCAAAGAACTCCAAACATCTAACGCTAAATTGAAACGTTTAATAGGCATCTCAGCAATAGAGGTTTATctacaaacgttttaaaaacgcACTGACAAAAGTGGTTTACTCAAACGTTTTGAAAACTTCTCTAAATACACATTTTCCACTCAATGTTTTAAAATTTCTCTGACGAGTTGTTTACCTGAAAACGTATGCAGATATGAAACTGCAGGTATGAAACTTTTCTGTATAAGAGAAGTTTGGAAGGCGGCCCCTGAAAAACAAGCATCCTGCTGCTTCTAGTTTTAATTGGCAAGCATTTTAGTTTTTTTATTGCACACTTATATAATAAACTATGTTCAGAGACTGATGAAATGGGTTTTCTTGTCTCATTTGCATagtgtatttatgctgcaaagggcagctgcccGCCCTTTGCAGTTCGACCTCTGctgcacatatctgagcaaacaaaatctgcagctctaaaaaaagcatgcgcactaaacctaatgaaatagcccagaaaaaaaaagaacaatgggTCCAGTAGGGCATACCATTCGATTCCAGTTGGAATCAGTTGGACCCAAATGGTCAGCCAGTTGGGTTCATGAACCCAACTGGGTAGCCTATTTGGTTTCCCTAGTTCCAGTTGGGCATTCCAATTGGTTCCGCGTTTCCAACTGGATTACCCAACTGGTTTGTGAGGTTCCAATTTATTTCGGCACTCCCAGTTGTATCACCCAACTGGAACCATTTGAAACCAATTGGGGTTCCCTGTTGTACCCATGAGAACCAATTGGAAGCTGCTCTCCCAACTGGAAGCTCAAGTTGGTTTCAACTGGGCGATCCAATTGGAAAATCTAAGTGCAAGTCAACGATGTACTtaactctgtatatatatatatatatatatatagctggctATAAAACACAACACTAGGCTAATTAGGTTCTTGTAAAAGAGATATAGTAGCCGCTTAATCTCTTGAATACTTTTCATTACTTCCATCGTCACTGCCGGCGTTCTTAAATAAGATAGCTTTACTTAATGTTCAGCCACCACTGCCTCCAGCTAGacggtatatataaatgactgcagaagtgtgctctgtgggtATACATTAATTAAGAACTTGTGTTTGTATACAGTGTTTGACTCCTTGTGTGTAATGCACGTTTGTTGGTGTCTCTTGATTTTCATAACGATGTGTATTTATAATAGTTCTCTTGTAGAAATGTTGGCAGCAGTCTCACAGCAGTCATAGAAGAAAGGCCATTTGGTTCCAATgcaattctattttttttttgctgaccagtTCGAACCATTTGAGTCGAATAGGTATGCCAACTTAGTTGGTGGGCCATTTCGTCTGGTTGGGTGGCCAATTATTTCTAATTGGAAGCACCAGTTGGGCTCAACTGGTCGAGCCCAATGGGTGCTGAAAACACATTTGGTTTTCGACACATTGGTTTCAAGTGGAACTTTTCCAACTGGACCAATTGTTTATTTTGGCTGGGATCCCAATGGTTGATTTTAGAGAGTTCTAAATATATACATAGTGATCTTTAGTCTAGGCTTCATATAAGGAGCcttttccaaaaaataaaaatgtttaaatGTGTTCTTAACGAGTttttacgaagaagttttctagattTTTTTTGACGTGGCATTGCGGCCGGGCACGGCACGCATCCAAACATAGCCTTAAATGTGCTCATCTTTGCCTGTCTGCAGGTTCCGCTACTGAACGGTTCATTTACAATGTCATCCACTATGTTTACTGAGCTGGATCCATGGAGTACAAGCCGATCGCCGAGCCTTAACTTCAGCCGCCCTCAGTGACGGCAAAGTGCGCTGTCTAAAATCTAATCCAGAAGCATTCACCAATCACCGTCGACCACGGTTCCGCCGACTGTCTACATAAGCAAGCATCTGGATCCTACTCAATTGTGGGCACGGCACACATCCTAACGTGGCCTCAAATGTGCTCATCTTTGCCTGTCTGCAGGTAAGACAGAGTGCACCTTCGTTTCGAATCAACCATTTGTCTCTTATTGCTGTGCCGTGCCCATGCACACTGTTCTTGATTTTATGTGATTGCTGGTTCGTATTTCTTAAGCTTTTAACAAGTGGAGATGTTGAGTTGAACCCGGTTTCCCCTAACGTTGATGAGAAGCTGGAACAAATTCTCCTAACACTAAAGGAACACATGAGAACGTTTGGTGATATTAAGCGCGAACAGTGCAAAAGCAAGCAGACCAGCGAGCAGTACAAAAGGACGCTGAGGAAAATGGTACTGCTATAAAAAATCTCGGAAGACCGTCTAAATAAACTTGAATCTGCACTTTCCACTGTAACCGAGACACAAGAAGTAGTCAACGACTTAAGAAAAAACATCACTCAGCTTTCCAAAAGGATTGAAGATTTGGAAAATCGCCAGTGGCGTAATAACTTGATCGTATTTGGACTCCCCAAAGAAGAAGACGAAACCCATGATGATCTGTCAAAAGCTGTATTCACTGTGGTTGGCGTCAACCCTACCAGACTAAAACGAATGCATCGCATAGGAAAAAGAGGGGCATAATGCCGGCCAGTGATTTTCCGATTATACGACTTCAAAGATAACATTGCAATTctgcaaaactgcaaaaaacTTAAAAATACGGGCATTTCTGTCAGTGAAGATTTTGCAAATGGTATGATTTATCGCAGAAAATATCTCTGGTAAAGTGCCAAAAATGACAAGCTGAATGGAACACGTGTGTGTCCAGTTCACAAGTTATATGTCAATGATAAGGCGTACTACTGGGACAATGATTCTGCGACGCGTGTGGCTTATCAGGCCTCTCGTCACAGCTCAAACGATAACACTCCGGAGCACACAGAGTCGTCTTCCTGACTTGTTAACTGTTATAAATTTGAATGTGCAAAGTTTAGAGAATAAGACCTTACATTTCGAAAGCACCTTTTTGAGCATGAACCAGACATAGTCATtgtaactgaaacgtggctgaaCGAGTTTGTGGATAATACAGAACTTCTCCCGCCTAATTACACAGCTTGCCGTAAAGACCGGCGGAACCAGAGGTGGAGGTGTTGCCATTTTTTGCAAATCTAGTATTATTTGCATTGAAATACTGTCACCACCAGACCTAGAGTGCGTCTTGTGCAATATGAAAATCGATAATATCTCTTTCACAGTCACTGCGGCGTATAGAACTCCAGGTAGTACTGGAGATTATACACAGTCACTAAAGGATTTTTTTAATACCCCTGTTTGCTAACacaacaaacaaaattataatGGCTGGGGATTTCAATCTGCCCCATATAGACTGGGAAAATTACAAGGAGAGTACGGTTGATGTGGCACTATCCCATGCCTTTTTAGATCCCGTATTTTCCCTAAATATGGTTTAGCTTGTCAGCACGCATACAAGAAACGCTGAGTCCGGAAAATCCCTACTTGATCTAGTCTTTCTGAGTCAGTCGGCAACACAATATCATTCACGCTGTGATGTCATGAGTGGTCTTTCCGACCAATGTGATGGTAATCGTCCGGCTGTCCATCAAGTGGCAGAAACCACACCCCGCAAATACTGCGCTAGTCTCTGCTTTTTCTAGAGCAGACGATGTAGGAATACGACTGTCTAGAACAAGGCTTTGACGGTTTCAGTAATGTTGTAACTCTTGAATCAACATCTGTATATCAAGCTTGGGAACAGTTTAAATAAGTATAATTCACAAGAACATAATATCCTTCATTCCTACGTGCATCAAGAAAGTTTGCAAGAGAAACCCGTGGATATCTCTGAGTATTATTCACATGAAGCACCAGTTGAAACGTATGAGAACAAAACGCACAAATCCAACCTCACATGTAACAAAAGAAAGGATTAAAAACCTTTAACAGGCATTTAAAGCAGAGATTGCAAGAGCAAAATAGCGATTAGGAATGAATCCTTGACTACATTTATTAAAACATCTCCGGGAAAATTCTGGCGGTACCTTTCAAAACATAAATCCCCAGTTCCGTTCTTGAAAACCGCCACTTGTGCAGTTAGTGATAGTAGTGAAATGGCATGCGTTTTTAACGATAATTTCGAGTCCGTATTTACCTGGGATGATGGTACAACACCGCATCTATAATCGCCCGATATACCGTCTTTATCGGATATAAAAATAAGTCAGGACGGAGTTCTTAATCTTCTTCATAATCGCTACACGATAAAATCCGTAGGACCGGTTGAAATTCTATATACCTTCCTAAAATGGTACTCAGAATGGGGTTCTTACTATCTTGTAGAAATAGTTGTCTCTTCTATCTGATGAAGTCCCTGGCGACTGGAAGTATGCCAAAGTAATACCAATAAATAAGCAAAGAGCAATACATGGTGTAACAAACTAAAGTACCGACCAATATCTTTGACGAGTATGTGTTGCAAAACATTTGAACACATTTTAACTGAACACCTAATGGAATTTGCTCAAGCAAATGGGGTTCTGGGAAGCCAACAGCATGGTTTCCGACGCGGATATTCCACTATTATCATATTAAGTGAAGTTTTACATGACCTTGCCAATTAATTGTATTGACGAAAGATGGCAAATAGATATCATCTTTATCGATTTTAGGAGAGCGTATTATAGAATCTCCCACCAAAAGCTACTATTGAAATTTCACAACTTATTGAAGAATATTATTGTAATAAAATGGATTGAGGTATACCTCACCCATAGACAGCAGTTTGTTGCTCTTGACAACGTTGCCAGTTCAAATAAAAAGGTACGATGTTCCACAAGGCTCTGTGATAGGtcctttgcttttttctttgtatgtTAACGATATGAGCACCGGCTTTTCGCCAAAGATATAGCGATTAAACATTGCGCAGATGATACTATCATTTATTGTAATATAAAATCTTGTGATGATCACAAGAGACTGAATGACCATCTGGATATAATCAATACCTGGTGCCAACAGTGGCAAATGGACATGAACACAGAGAAGACCGTTTGTATGCATATGATGCGTAAAAATAACCCCTTGTATTTTCTTATAAAATTCGTGATGTCATTCTAAAAGATGTCCCTGCGTTAAGGTACTTGGGCTTGTGTCTCAGACATGATCTAAATTGGTCATCGCAAGTAGATCAAGTTTGTGATAAGGCGATCAGAAAGCTTTGGGTGCTACGGAAGAAGCTTACTGAcgccacgccagatgtgaagTTGCTAGCATCatagacctactgaactagagacctgtgACGAgtctggatgcccgctcgcctccgctttcagtaggttttggtttcggtttttaCAGTTTTGCGATTTTttgctggcaacatgggtacctccgaagccaaatcctcatccatccaaagtctAAGTGTTTTCCTCTCTCTTTTGTTACAGTGTACTAGAAGAGGGGCAGTGTGTTCAGGAGCGCTTGCCGCTGAGGCGCTTCATGCAGAAAGCACGAGATGGCGCTACAGGAGCATGGGCTGTACGGAACCAACGGCAGCGCTGCGCGTTTTTAGAAGTGTTGTAATCATCCTCCGCCTCGAACAGACGTGCAAATGCTCGGAGGATGTGGAGATGCATGCTTGGAACTGACGTTCACATAAGAGATTAATTATATGTGTACTTTAGCGCATCACAACGCTCATTAGACGGATTTATTAACAAACCTGACAGCAAAGGGTTTGGAGACACCGAAATAGTGGGGTAAAGCCGTTAAATCTGTTGAGCCACGCTACAACGTAACCAGAAGTTATTCGAacgtaaaaaaaacattgattaaTGGGTTTAATATCCGCAAGCAACACTCGCGCTTCAAGTAgcaccgtagtaaagggcttcgATTGAGTTGAAGCAACTCGGATTCCAGGTGCATTTTCTTGCGCAGTTCGCactcataaaaatgcagccgctgttGTAGAAAACATAAAACTGTACACGGCCCAAAGCCAAAGGCCTTCCCTGCTTGGTATTTACCTTCTTTCGCGGTAAACATGGTAAACATTTGTCCCTCGTTCTATCCTCCGGTTTCGCGAATTACCCGCAATGACTGGATTTGCACAGTTTATTCGTGACTTTTATTTACGTCATGAAGAGCTCCCCAACGTCAGGCTCATGTACGAGTCTGAGACACACCAACATCACACATTTGAATGAAAGGAATAAAACAGGTAGGAAAGAGGCCAAGTAAAAGGgattaaacacagaaaaagagCGAGTACATTCCAATCCAAACAACGGAGACCTACAGCGCACAGCGAGAAAACAGTCTcctatttttttgtgctgctgctCGGAGTCTAGCAGCAGTGGTCCGGGTGCGCTTTCTTATCAATCCCTTCAGCCTTGATTTTCGTGACTGAAGTGCCTTTCTGGTGTACAGGCAGGAGATGCATGCTTGTCCTGCAAAGAGCAAGTGAAACAAAACTTTATTCCGGGAATTGAAATTAGTCTGACTTTATAAAAAGTATGGCACACACCATAGTAAATGACTTTGTAAATTATCATGTGCTTGCGTGCATTTATATTCTTTACGCACAGAACACAAAAAATCATACCTTCAGATTGTTCCTTTCCTGCGCattttttgctgtagtatgccCCATTACGGATGGTGACCTGCTGCTCTAGGCCTTCTGTTAAGTTGGACTTGGGCATCTGGCTCGTTGGCAAGGCACCAAGGCAGACAAGATGCGAATCAGTTCTAAAAAGAACGTCCGCTGCTTGTTCACGACTCAGAATGGTTCCCTTTTCGACGATGCTGCCGTAGAGATGCGCCGTGTACTTGACTTCAGGCCCGTCGTGCTCTGTAAATATAACCGCCCTTTCACAGACAACTTCTTCGGACTTGCACATTATGAGCTTGCAGTATACAAATCCATTATGGCCCGGCACGTTGTGTGAACTCCAGTACACCGAAGGCACATCGAGAGAGCGAAGGCCTAACACAGAGGTTGCCTCAAACAGCTGCGGTTCAAGTGCGTCGCCTTGCAAATATGGCGTGTCAAGTGAAGCGAGTTCCTTTACAGCGTCATTGTGACTGTTTTGTTCAGTACAAGGCCTCTTGGGATCAGCAGAACACACCGTAGGGCTCTTCCGCTTTCTTGGCGCCCGAGGCGTCGGCGTCTTCTTCGATAAATAGCCCGGCGTGTTTGGTAGGAGCGTAGGTACGGCATCCGGCAGCAACTC containing:
- the LOC144111341 gene encoding uncharacterized protein LOC144111341, with the translated sequence MPNRRRQRHCFAPGCDTGYKWAQGEQPSLFAVPKDEGKRKVWERNLHRKDKVLDESCSVCERHFDPSCILRDYVHIIEGKEVRIPRGKPELLPDAVPTLLPNTPGYLSKKTPTPRAPRKRKSPTVCSADPKRPCTEQNSHNDAVKELASLDTPYLQGDALEPQLFEATSVLGLRSLDVPSVYWSSHNVPGHNGFVYCKLIMCKSEEVVCERAVIFTEHDGPEVKYTAHLYGSIVEKGTILSREQAADVLFRTDSHLVCLGALPTSQMPKSNLTEGLEQQVTIRNGAYYSKKCAGKEQSEGQACISCLYTRKALQSRKSRLKGLIRKRTRTTAARLRAAAQKNRRLFSRCAL